One window from the genome of Marinobacter sp. LV10R510-11A encodes:
- a CDS encoding aspartate aminotransferase family protein, whose product MNKEPVSRELFDDVMVPNYAPGSIIPVRGEGSRIWDQGGREFIDLQGGIAVNCLGHSHPGLVSALQEQAEKIWHLSNVMTNEPALRLAKTLCDLTFAERVFFANSGGEANEAAFKLARRYSWQHTGPEKHEIISFKNAFHGRTLFTVSVGGQPKYLEGFEPAPGGIHHADFNDLESVKKLISKEKTCAVVVEPIQGESGVVPADPEFLKGLRKLCDDNDALLIFDEVQSGVGRTGYLYAYEMYDVVPDILTSAKGLGGGFPVAAMLTTAKVAASLGVGTHGSTYGGNALACAVAQKVIDTVSQPEILKGVKARSEHLRKGMMDIGERYGVFSEVRGPGLLMGCVLTEKWQGKAKDFLNAGLDEGVMVLIAGANVVRLAPSLIIPDTDIDEALERFEAAVKKLTE is encoded by the coding sequence ATGAACAAAGAACCTGTCAGCCGCGAACTTTTTGATGACGTTATGGTGCCCAACTATGCCCCCGGTTCGATTATTCCGGTGCGAGGCGAGGGTTCCCGAATTTGGGATCAGGGCGGCCGGGAGTTTATAGATCTGCAGGGTGGCATTGCCGTGAACTGCCTTGGGCACTCACACCCTGGGCTGGTTAGTGCTTTACAGGAACAGGCAGAGAAAATCTGGCATCTATCTAATGTGATGACCAACGAGCCGGCTCTGCGGCTGGCTAAAACGTTGTGCGATCTGACTTTTGCGGAGCGGGTGTTTTTCGCCAACTCCGGCGGCGAAGCCAACGAGGCCGCCTTTAAGTTGGCGCGTCGTTATAGCTGGCAGCACACTGGGCCCGAGAAGCACGAGATAATCTCCTTCAAAAACGCATTCCACGGCCGCACTCTCTTTACCGTAAGTGTCGGTGGGCAGCCCAAATATCTTGAGGGGTTTGAGCCGGCGCCGGGTGGTATTCATCATGCGGATTTCAACGATTTGGAATCGGTAAAAAAACTGATCTCGAAAGAGAAAACATGTGCAGTGGTTGTGGAGCCTATTCAAGGCGAAAGTGGCGTGGTGCCGGCAGATCCGGAATTCTTGAAAGGCCTGCGCAAACTTTGTGATGACAACGATGCGCTGCTGATTTTTGATGAGGTTCAGTCTGGTGTGGGCCGTACGGGCTACCTCTATGCTTATGAAATGTACGATGTGGTGCCAGACATTCTTACCAGCGCCAAAGGCTTGGGCGGTGGTTTCCCGGTTGCTGCCATGCTGACTACGGCAAAGGTTGCTGCCAGTCTTGGGGTCGGCACCCACGGCAGCACCTATGGGGGTAACGCACTGGCCTGTGCCGTCGCCCAGAAAGTGATCGATACGGTAAGCCAGCCAGAGATCCTCAAGGGTGTTAAGGCCCGCTCAGAGCATCTACGCAAGGGTATGATGGATATTGGTGAGCGCTATGGTGTGTTCAGCGAAGTTCGTGGGCCAGGGCTTCTGATGGGCTGCGTGTTGACCGAGAAGTGGCAGGGTAAGGCCAAGGATTTTCTGAATGCAGGTCTGGACGAAGGGGTGATGGTATTGATCGCTGGCGCCAATGTGGTTCGGCTGGCGCCTTCGCTGATTATCCCGGATACCGATATTGATGAGGCGCTTGAGCGCTTTGAAGCGGCGGTAAAAAAACTTACTGAATAG
- a CDS encoding arginine N-succinyltransferase: MWLVRPAIPADVNQILEIAGTAGSETARLSSTLPKQRGALAEKIDHSLASMTGNSPGSRQPPRFLFVLENTITGRVHGTAGIDARAGNGQPFYNYRRDALIHASHELDISSRVDVLYPSHGLTDHTLLCSFSITPELRNTEAFELLSRARILFIAAHRDWFAQRIAVEIQGVQLADGSVPFWDSLGRHFFNMDFETADQHSGMLSKTFIAELMPPNPVYVTLLSEAAQVALGQPHELTVPNLELLQREGFQAGCYLDIFDGGPVLEARTDALHTLVTSQPKTLHGANEADGDTCFISAGEGAEFRCTLAKVVDTLEGTLKVPVDIWKALGKTAGDEVRVAPC, from the coding sequence ATGTGGCTGGTACGTCCGGCTATACCGGCTGATGTTAACCAGATACTTGAGATTGCGGGCACTGCTGGTTCAGAGACCGCTCGCCTCTCATCCACGCTGCCTAAGCAGCGTGGCGCTCTTGCGGAAAAAATAGACCACTCGCTTGCTTCAATGACCGGCAACAGCCCTGGCAGTCGCCAGCCACCAAGGTTTCTGTTCGTACTGGAAAACACAATTACGGGCAGGGTTCACGGTACAGCGGGTATCGATGCCCGCGCAGGTAACGGCCAGCCGTTTTATAACTATCGCCGTGATGCGCTTATTCATGCCTCCCACGAACTGGACATCTCCAGCCGCGTTGATGTGCTCTACCCCAGCCATGGGTTGACCGATCACACACTGCTTTGCTCATTCTCCATAACGCCCGAACTGCGTAACACCGAAGCCTTTGAGCTGTTATCCAGAGCCCGAATATTGTTTATTGCAGCCCATCGAGACTGGTTTGCCCAGCGTATTGCGGTGGAGATTCAGGGTGTTCAGCTTGCGGATGGTAGTGTGCCTTTTTGGGACAGCTTGGGGCGTCATTTTTTCAATATGGATTTTGAAACCGCCGATCAGCATTCGGGCATGCTCAGTAAAACGTTTATTGCTGAACTTATGCCGCCCAATCCGGTTTATGTCACTTTGCTTTCCGAGGCTGCCCAAGTGGCACTGGGCCAACCCCATGAGCTAACGGTGCCGAACCTTGAGCTACTGCAACGGGAAGGATTTCAGGCTGGCTGCTATCTGGATATCTTCGATGGCGGCCCGGTGCTTGAAGCGCGTACCGATGCCTTACACACACTGGTTACCAGCCAGCCTAAAACCCTGCACGGCGCTAATGAGGCAGATGGAGACACCTGTTTCATTTCTGCGGGCGAGGGCGCCGAGTTTCGCTGCACCCTGGCCAAAGTGGTCGATACCCTTGAAGGGACGCTTAAGGTGCCTGTGGATATTTGGAAAGCGCTTGGCAAAACCGCCGGTGATGAGGTGAGGGTAGCGCCATGCTAG